TGTCGGCCAGTCCGTTGGCAACGGCGGCCACGGTGCGCATGGAGCAAGGGGCGACGACCATGGCGTCCGTTTTGAACGAGCCGCTCGCGATTGCGGCGCCGAGGTTATTGAAAGCGTGCAGCCGGGTAACACTGTTCTCAATATCTTTTTTCGTAACTCCGCACTCGTGCTCGAGCACTTTCCAACCGTTATCCGTGACGACTCCGTGAATCTCGTGGCCTTCCCGGCCGAGAAACTTCAGTAGCTCCCAGCCGTAAACAGCGCCACTCGCCCCGGATATGCCTACA
Above is a genomic segment from Sporomusaceae bacterium containing:
- a CDS encoding UbiX family flavin prenyltransferase, producing MRIIVGISGASGAVYGWELLKFLGREGHEIHGVVTDNGWKVLEHECGVTKKDIENSVTRLHAFNNLGAAIASGSFKTDAMVVAPCSMRTVAAVANGLADNLLCRAADVVIKERRRLVLVPRETPLSSIHLGNMLTLSNLGVTIMPASPGFYHRPETIDGLVKIMVGRIADALGIDNQLFLRWSG